In the genome of Paenibacillus pabuli, one region contains:
- a CDS encoding protein adenylyltransferase SelO, translating into MQQDTRIQGWHFDNSYARLPQTFFTSQGAEPVQSPKMIIFNTLLAASLGLNAEALNSDEGAEVFAGNHIPEGAEPLAQAYAGHQFGNFNMLGDGRALLLGEQITPQGERMDIQLKGSGRTPYSRAGDGRAAVGPMLREYIISEAMHALGIPTTRSLAVVSTGESIIRETERPGAILTRVASSHLRVATFQYAASGASKADLQALADYTIERHFPEIASADNRYLLLLQKVIQRQASLIAKWQQVGFIHGVMNTDNMAISGETIDYGPCAFMDAYNPATVFSSIDTQGRYAYGNQPYIGGWNLARFAETLLPLLHEDEEQAVQIAQDAISQFSELYHHHWLSGMRSKLGLFNEEVEDETLIRDLLELMEKHGADYTNTFLALTFDTPLKGSPMVDTPEFEQWNERRQARLSRQQEGKEESQQLMKSINPAVIPRNHRVEEALDRAENHGDLSVMDKLLDVLSNPFAHSAEQAEYAELPAQCNTSYQTFCGT; encoded by the coding sequence ATGCAACAAGATACACGAATACAAGGATGGCATTTCGACAACAGTTATGCACGATTGCCACAGACCTTTTTTACGAGTCAGGGAGCGGAGCCAGTTCAATCACCTAAGATGATTATCTTTAATACGCTGCTTGCAGCCAGCCTTGGTCTGAATGCGGAGGCTCTTAACAGTGATGAAGGTGCAGAAGTTTTTGCAGGCAACCACATTCCGGAAGGTGCCGAGCCTCTCGCTCAGGCATATGCAGGTCATCAGTTCGGTAACTTTAACATGCTCGGTGATGGACGGGCTTTGCTGCTGGGAGAACAGATCACGCCACAAGGCGAGCGGATGGATATCCAACTGAAAGGTTCGGGGAGAACGCCATACTCCCGTGCAGGTGATGGACGTGCTGCTGTCGGGCCCATGCTGCGTGAATACATTATCAGTGAAGCGATGCATGCACTCGGCATTCCTACAACGCGAAGTCTGGCAGTGGTTTCTACGGGAGAAAGCATTATACGAGAAACTGAACGGCCGGGTGCAATCCTGACACGAGTGGCCTCAAGCCATTTGCGTGTAGCAACCTTCCAATATGCAGCCAGTGGTGCATCAAAGGCTGATCTCCAGGCATTGGCTGATTATACAATAGAACGGCATTTCCCCGAGATTGCCTCAGCAGATAACCGTTATCTTCTTTTGCTTCAGAAAGTGATTCAAAGGCAGGCGTCTCTCATTGCGAAGTGGCAGCAGGTTGGTTTTATTCATGGCGTGATGAATACGGATAATATGGCTATTAGTGGTGAGACGATTGATTATGGGCCCTGTGCGTTTATGGATGCCTACAATCCAGCAACGGTATTTAGCTCTATTGATACACAAGGTCGGTATGCCTATGGAAATCAACCGTATATTGGCGGCTGGAATCTGGCCCGGTTCGCCGAGACGCTTCTGCCTTTGCTGCATGAGGATGAAGAACAGGCCGTACAAATTGCTCAGGACGCCATCTCACAATTCTCTGAATTATATCACCACCACTGGCTCTCCGGAATGCGGAGCAAGCTGGGTTTGTTTAATGAAGAGGTTGAGGATGAAACGCTAATCAGAGATCTTCTGGAGCTGATGGAGAAGCATGGCGCGGATTATACGAATACCTTCCTGGCACTGACCTTTGACACACCGCTCAAGGGGTCACCGATGGTGGATACTCCAGAGTTTGAGCAGTGGAATGAGCGCCGCCAGGCAAGATTGAGCAGACAACAGGAAGGGAAAGAAGAATCACAGCAATTGATGAAATCTATCAACCCGGCGGTGATTCCTCGCAATCATCGGGTGGAAGAAGCACTGGACCGAGCAGAAAATCACGGGGATCTTAGTGTAATGGATAAACTTCTTGATGTTCTTTCCAACCCGTTTGCACATTCTGCCGAACAAGCAGAGTACGCGGAACTGCCCGCACAATGCAATACCTCTTATCAGACGTTCTGTGGAACCTGA
- a CDS encoding PadR family transcriptional regulator codes for MNILSYGLLGLLTREESSGYDLMLRIQPHWQAKHSQIYPLLSKMENDELLASRWVQQSDKPDKKMYAVTEKGIEKLLEWMITPVTAPVTRDEFNLRILCVGIAEDGSMRRILNERKNWFMERIRYFEDLKSRIPQDNLRVGSREFGSYILVQKGLMNAQTGIEWCNWVTQLLDGQAAIQDPCSSISEN; via the coding sequence ATGAACATACTTTCCTACGGATTGCTCGGGCTTCTTACCCGCGAGGAGTCATCCGGTTATGATCTAATGCTGAGAATCCAGCCACATTGGCAGGCCAAACACAGTCAGATCTATCCCCTCCTCTCCAAAATGGAAAACGATGAGCTTTTAGCCTCCCGCTGGGTGCAACAGTCTGACAAACCGGACAAAAAAATGTATGCAGTCACGGAGAAAGGTATTGAGAAACTGCTGGAATGGATGATCACTCCCGTTACCGCACCGGTTACGCGTGACGAGTTCAATTTGCGTATTTTATGTGTCGGCATTGCGGAAGATGGTAGCATGAGACGCATTCTGAATGAGCGCAAAAACTGGTTTATGGAACGCATCCGTTATTTCGAAGATTTGAAGTCCCGTATCCCTCAGGATAATTTGCGAGTAGGCAGTCGGGAATTCGGAAGTTACATTCTGGTACAAAAAGGGTTGATGAACGCACAAACGGGCATTGAATGGTGTAACTGGGTAACCCAACTTCTCGATGGCCAAGCGGCCATTCAGGACCCTTGTTCAAGTATTTCAGAAAATTAA
- a CDS encoding PadR family transcriptional regulator → MSRMGAVTMSIQIFILGALSEGNCYPYDIKKRIGKHLDQTDAKITEGTIYYNFEVLLKKGLIEKVETIQTDNRPDKTTYGITEKGRQSLEESIYKVFQKFTNVQSLYAALVHLDKVDNQKIAYLIEDIIEKMNKRLQYIDFHRPKDLDVQEDLKDALLLMRDHAYHSIQSDMIWLQKLLNHVRSRVLKS, encoded by the coding sequence ATGAGCAGAATGGGGGCAGTCACAATGTCGATTCAAATATTTATACTCGGTGCACTAAGTGAGGGGAATTGTTATCCCTATGATATTAAGAAACGAATTGGTAAACATTTGGATCAAACGGATGCCAAGATTACCGAAGGCACCATTTATTATAATTTTGAAGTGTTACTGAAGAAGGGCCTGATCGAGAAGGTAGAAACGATCCAGACTGACAATCGACCGGACAAAACGACATACGGAATCACTGAAAAAGGACGCCAGTCCCTGGAAGAGAGCATATATAAAGTGTTCCAGAAGTTTACGAACGTTCAGTCCTTATACGCTGCGTTGGTCCATTTGGATAAGGTCGATAATCAAAAGATTGCTTATTTAATTGAGGATATTATTGAGAAGATGAATAAGAGGCTGCAGTATATTGATTTTCATAGACCCAAGGATCTTGATGTTCAGGAGGATCTGAAAGATGCATTATTGTTGATGCGAGATCATGCTTACCACTCGATCCAAAGTGATATGATCTGGCTTCAGAAGCTGCTGAATCATGTTCGCAGCAGAGTATTAAAAAGCTAA
- a CDS encoding Dabb family protein, whose product MYEHLVVFKLNDAITPVKQQELVAQLLALQEQIPGIVDLTAGINVTEETNHIQGFTLGLRVTFEDQEALRAYGPHPAHQAFVASLNEWVENVIVVDYPI is encoded by the coding sequence ATGTATGAACATTTGGTCGTATTCAAATTGAATGATGCAATCACTCCGGTCAAACAGCAGGAATTGGTGGCTCAATTGCTAGCGTTACAGGAACAGATTCCTGGAATTGTGGATCTCACCGCAGGGATTAATGTAACAGAGGAAACGAATCATATTCAAGGTTTCACGCTTGGTTTGAGGGTTACGTTTGAAGATCAGGAAGCGCTGCGTGCTTATGGCCCGCATCCTGCTCATCAGGCTTTTGTAGCTTCCCTGAATGAATGGGTGGAAAATGTGATCGTGGTCGATTATCCGATCTGA
- a CDS encoding nucleobase:cation symporter-2 family protein, with product MSETKKMKVFSLGIQHVLAMYAGAILVPLLVGRALNLTAEQLAYLVSIDLLTCGIATWLQARKGKYLGIGLPAVLGSSFVAVTPMIAIGSQYGIPAIYGSIIAAGIFIVICAVFFSKIVKLFPPVVIGTVVTIIGLALIPTGIKNMAGGANSENFGSLDNLALSFGVLLFILVLNRYARGFVKSLAVLLGIIVGTLVAALMGKVNFSAVQEASWFHLPQPFYFGWPTFEIGPIITMIIVGTVVIIESTGVFMALSKICDQPIDEKDLARGYRAEGLAFVLGGIFNAFPYNTFAQNVGLVQLSKVKTTNVVVAAGGILIFLGLIPKVAAFATIIPSAVLGGATVVLFGMVVSSGIKMLQQVDFSKQTNLLIVACSVSLGLGVTAVPDLFAQLPQSIRIIVSDGIITGSLCAILLNIFFNLGFKKESLPVQPVQAQEAHT from the coding sequence ATGAGTGAAACTAAGAAAATGAAGGTTTTTTCACTGGGAATTCAGCACGTATTGGCGATGTATGCCGGAGCCATTTTGGTCCCTCTGCTTGTGGGAAGAGCGTTAAATCTGACTGCAGAGCAATTGGCATACCTGGTATCGATTGACCTGTTAACCTGTGGTATCGCGACATGGCTTCAAGCACGCAAAGGTAAATATTTGGGGATTGGCTTGCCAGCGGTTCTGGGAAGCTCATTTGTCGCTGTGACACCCATGATTGCGATTGGGTCACAATATGGAATTCCGGCTATTTACGGCTCCATCATCGCAGCAGGAATTTTCATCGTTATATGTGCGGTCTTCTTTAGTAAAATTGTTAAACTGTTTCCTCCCGTCGTGATCGGAACGGTCGTGACCATCATTGGTCTGGCACTGATTCCAACGGGGATCAAAAACATGGCAGGCGGAGCCAACAGCGAAAATTTCGGCAGTCTGGACAATTTGGCTCTCTCATTTGGGGTATTGCTCTTTATTCTGGTGTTGAATCGATATGCCCGCGGTTTTGTCAAATCCCTCGCAGTTCTCCTCGGTATTATTGTGGGTACTCTCGTTGCGGCCCTTATGGGGAAGGTGAATTTCAGCGCTGTACAAGAAGCCTCCTGGTTCCATTTGCCCCAGCCCTTTTATTTTGGATGGCCTACTTTTGAGATCGGTCCGATCATTACCATGATTATTGTCGGCACGGTTGTTATTATCGAGTCTACAGGTGTGTTCATGGCCTTGAGCAAAATCTGTGATCAGCCGATTGACGAAAAGGATCTGGCACGAGGTTACCGCGCAGAAGGCCTTGCCTTTGTGCTTGGAGGTATCTTCAATGCTTTTCCATACAACACATTCGCCCAGAATGTCGGTTTGGTACAGCTCTCCAAAGTGAAAACGACCAATGTGGTTGTTGCAGCCGGAGGTATCCTGATTTTTCTCGGACTCATCCCCAAAGTTGCGGCATTCGCAACGATTATCCCCAGCGCTGTACTTGGAGGGGCGACGGTTGTTCTGTTTGGCATGGTGGTCTCTTCCGGGATTAAAATGCTTCAACAGGTGGATTTCAGCAAGCAAACGAATCTGTTAATTGTTGCTTGTTCGGTATCGCTCGGCCTTGGCGTTACGGCTGTACCTGATCTGTTTGCCCAGCTGCCTCAAAGTATTCGCATTATTGTTAGTGATGGTATTATCACAGGCAGTTTGTGTGCCATCCTTCTCAATATCTTCTTTAACCTTGGATTCAAAAAAGAGAGTCTGCCCGTACAGCCCGTACAGGCTCAGGAAGCACATACGTAA
- a CDS encoding beta-class carbonic anhydrase codes for MNNIQEILTYNKSFVETKEYEKYTAGKFPTKKMVIITCMDTRLVEMLPKAMNLKNGDVKIIKNAGAIISQPFGSVMRSVLVAIYELGADEVLVVGHTECGMASLHAETMIGHMVERGVSEEVMSTLENSGIRLQKWLRGFDSVEEGVKHTVEVIKKHPLLPPNVPVHGMVIDSYTGELDLVKDGYEQ; via the coding sequence ATGAACAACATTCAAGAGATTCTGACTTACAACAAATCATTTGTCGAAACTAAAGAATACGAAAAGTATACGGCTGGCAAGTTTCCAACTAAAAAGATGGTCATTATCACTTGTATGGATACCCGTCTGGTTGAAATGCTGCCTAAAGCCATGAACCTGAAAAATGGCGATGTCAAAATTATTAAAAACGCTGGCGCAATCATCTCTCAACCTTTCGGGTCTGTCATGCGTAGTGTTCTCGTAGCCATCTATGAGCTGGGTGCCGATGAGGTACTGGTTGTTGGACATACGGAATGCGGTATGGCTTCTCTGCACGCGGAGACCATGATTGGACATATGGTCGAGCGGGGTGTATCCGAGGAAGTCATGAGCACACTGGAGAACTCGGGCATACGTTTACAAAAGTGGCTACGCGGGTTTGACAGCGTTGAAGAAGGGGTAAAACATACTGTGGAAGTGATCAAGAAACATCCATTACTCCCACCCAATGTACCCGTTCACGGCATGGTCATCGACTCCTACACTGGTGAACTTGATCTTGTCAAAGATGGGTATGAGCAATAG
- the tyrS gene encoding tyrosine--tRNA ligase, whose protein sequence is MNIIDELEWRDAINQQTDAEGLRELTETTSVSLYCGVDPTGDSMHIGHLIPFMMLKRFQLAGHRPVILIGGATGTIGDPSGRQSERSLQTLEEVQANVDALTAQMKKLFVTDGDNQVRMVNNYDWTHKINVIEFLRDYGKNFNLNTMLAKDVVASRLEDGISFTEFSYQILQSLDYLHLFQHEGVQLQIGGSDQWGNITSGLDLIRKKEGPEAKAYGLTIPLMLKSDGTKFGKSAGGSIWLDANKTTPFEFYQFWANTDDRDVIKYLKYFTFLSKEEIEALAVKVETEPHKREAQKALAEEMTKFVHGDDMLEQAKRITAALFSGDIRSLTADEIEQGFKEMPTFETDGEPKNIVDWLVDLGLEPSKRQAREDVTKGAISMNGEKVTELEFTVSAEHAIGGKFIIIRKGKKNYSLVKLK, encoded by the coding sequence TTGAATATTATTGATGAACTGGAATGGCGCGACGCCATTAATCAACAGACGGATGCGGAGGGTCTGCGTGAGCTGACCGAAACGACGTCGGTTTCCTTGTACTGCGGGGTTGACCCTACAGGAGACAGCATGCACATCGGACATTTGATTCCGTTCATGATGCTGAAACGTTTCCAACTCGCTGGCCACCGTCCGGTCATTCTGATTGGTGGGGCAACAGGTACTATTGGTGATCCAAGTGGTCGTCAATCGGAACGTTCCCTGCAAACATTGGAAGAGGTACAGGCGAATGTGGACGCTCTGACTGCACAAATGAAAAAGCTTTTCGTAACGGATGGCGATAATCAGGTGCGTATGGTCAACAACTACGACTGGACACACAAAATCAATGTGATTGAATTTTTGCGGGACTACGGTAAAAACTTTAACCTTAACACAATGCTGGCCAAAGATGTGGTTGCAAGCAGACTGGAAGACGGAATTTCGTTTACCGAGTTTTCCTACCAAATTTTGCAATCACTTGATTATCTGCACCTGTTCCAACATGAGGGTGTTCAGCTGCAAATCGGCGGTTCAGATCAATGGGGCAACATTACAAGCGGTCTGGACCTGATCCGCAAAAAGGAAGGGCCAGAAGCTAAAGCTTACGGTCTGACAATCCCGCTTATGCTCAAATCCGACGGAACGAAATTCGGTAAGTCCGCAGGCGGGTCCATCTGGCTTGATGCGAATAAGACAACTCCCTTCGAATTCTACCAGTTCTGGGCGAATACGGATGACCGTGATGTAATCAAATACCTGAAATACTTCACGTTCCTAAGCAAAGAAGAGATAGAAGCTTTGGCTGTGAAGGTAGAAACGGAGCCGCACAAGCGTGAAGCACAAAAGGCACTCGCTGAAGAAATGACGAAATTCGTTCATGGCGACGATATGCTGGAGCAGGCGAAACGCATTACCGCAGCACTGTTCAGCGGAGATATTCGTTCCCTTACGGCGGACGAAATTGAGCAGGGCTTTAAAGAAATGCCGACCTTCGAAACCGATGGTGAACCGAAAAATATTGTAGACTGGCTTGTAGATTTAGGCCTGGAGCCATCCAAACGTCAGGCGCGTGAGGATGTTACTAAAGGGGCTATTTCCATGAACGGTGAGAAAGTGACGGAGCTGGAATTCACGGTCTCTGCAGAGCACGCCATCGGTGGTAAATTCATCATTATCCGCAAAGGCAAGAAAAACTACAGTCTGGTGAAATTGAAGTAG
- a CDS encoding YxcD family protein, with amino-acid sequence MVLSMDEIVNAICLHMAERKGVRPTDVNVELSWEEDTGYSAEVWIQGRSQYLVESNMIEAILRYLHSEYDIRAYRENVRLDLDEEITAIVNQ; translated from the coding sequence ATGGTTCTGAGCATGGATGAAATTGTCAACGCGATCTGTCTTCACATGGCTGAACGCAAGGGTGTTCGCCCAACTGATGTTAATGTGGAACTGAGCTGGGAAGAGGATACGGGATATTCCGCTGAAGTCTGGATTCAAGGCCGCAGTCAGTATCTGGTCGAATCGAACATGATTGAAGCAATCCTGCGCTACCTGCACAGTGAATACGATATTCGGGCTTACCGTGAGAATGTTCGACTGGATCTGGATGAAGAGATCACAGCGATTGTGAATCAATAA
- a CDS encoding DMP19 family protein produces MSEQDINEVWYEYALTFVGKKNESAQGWAALTANEQEIAALWLLETDVFNGGFVQFFCNWGEEAYLYALRALHVIGAPQVLDIIKSAYGCIEHLEEDERLNGLWDIPKFLTTEEERKLDILDQQFWNNEDQIAEKAYAYYHEKLNMMSL; encoded by the coding sequence GTGAGTGAACAGGATATCAATGAAGTTTGGTATGAGTATGCTTTAACCTTTGTAGGGAAAAAGAATGAATCCGCTCAGGGGTGGGCTGCGCTAACAGCGAATGAGCAGGAAATTGCTGCTTTATGGCTTTTAGAGACGGATGTGTTTAACGGTGGTTTTGTTCAATTTTTCTGCAACTGGGGAGAAGAGGCATACCTATACGCGCTGCGGGCATTACATGTCATTGGTGCGCCTCAAGTGTTGGACATCATAAAGTCAGCATACGGCTGCATTGAGCATTTGGAAGAGGATGAAAGACTTAATGGGCTGTGGGATATTCCTAAGTTTCTAACAACAGAGGAGGAGCGCAAGCTGGATATACTGGATCAGCAATTCTGGAACAATGAAGATCAGATTGCAGAAAAGGCTTATGCATATTATCATGAAAAGTTGAACATGATGTCTTTATAA
- a CDS encoding carboxypeptidase M32, giving the protein MDQQTQQQLESFRNLARKIKSYHEAIGLLHWDLRTGAPKKGVPTRSETLGMLSTEAFKLQTSADMKSCLDTLTSPAVLEQLDDIDRRQVEDCQKEYNRSQSVPPEKVQAYTVLTAKSETAWEDAKHNSDFAGFSPYLTDIVKLKQEFIDYWGVKDTRYDTLLDMYEPDLTVDKVDAVFARLKARLVPLQEKINASANKPNTEFLNQLFDKGQQEKFSLFILGQMGYDFEAGRLDESVHPFATGLNPGDVRITTNYLQDDVTSAVFSSLHEGGHALYEQNIDDSLAGTLLAEGTSMGIHESQSRLWENMIGRSLPFWTRYYKDLQQHFPQLNEVELEDFYRAINRVESSLIRIEADELTYNLHIIIRYEIEKMLFNEGLEVKDLPETWNAKYKEYLGVVPPNDGMGVLQDVHWSGGDFGYFASYSLGNMYAAQILHTLRKEMPEFDTYITEGNLIPIKEWLTDKIYRYGKSRTPSELIVAVTGEELNPDYLADYLEAKYAEIYKL; this is encoded by the coding sequence ATGGACCAACAAACACAACAACAGCTAGAATCCTTCCGTAATCTGGCTCGTAAAATCAAGAGTTATCATGAAGCCATTGGTTTGCTTCACTGGGATCTGCGCACAGGCGCGCCCAAAAAAGGTGTACCGACACGTTCGGAAACACTTGGCATGCTTTCGACCGAAGCATTTAAACTGCAAACCTCGGCTGATATGAAATCCTGCCTGGATACATTAACAAGTCCAGCGGTGCTGGAACAGCTGGACGATATTGACCGACGTCAGGTGGAAGATTGCCAGAAAGAATATAATCGCAGTCAGTCCGTACCACCGGAAAAAGTTCAAGCTTATACCGTACTCACCGCCAAATCAGAAACGGCTTGGGAAGATGCCAAGCATAATAGCGATTTTGCAGGTTTCTCACCCTACCTCACTGATATTGTGAAGCTCAAACAAGAGTTCATTGACTACTGGGGTGTGAAAGACACTCGTTATGATACTCTTCTGGACATGTATGAGCCAGATCTGACGGTAGACAAGGTGGATGCCGTATTTGCCCGTCTTAAAGCCCGTCTGGTGCCCCTGCAAGAGAAAATCAACGCATCGGCCAACAAGCCGAACACGGAGTTCCTGAACCAGCTGTTTGACAAGGGTCAACAGGAAAAATTCAGCTTGTTTATTCTGGGACAAATGGGTTATGACTTTGAAGCCGGAAGACTCGATGAGAGTGTTCACCCGTTTGCAACAGGCCTGAATCCAGGTGATGTGCGGATTACGACGAACTATTTGCAGGATGATGTGACGAGTGCGGTTTTCAGCTCCCTGCACGAAGGCGGACACGCCCTGTATGAGCAAAATATTGACGACAGTCTCGCGGGTACCCTTCTTGCCGAAGGAACGTCCATGGGGATTCATGAATCCCAGTCTCGCCTTTGGGAAAATATGATTGGACGCAGTCTTCCATTCTGGACGCGCTATTACAAAGATCTGCAACAACATTTCCCTCAATTAAACGAGGTTGAGCTGGAAGACTTTTACCGGGCAATTAACCGGGTTGAAAGCTCTCTGATCCGGATTGAAGCCGATGAACTGACATACAATCTGCATATCATCATCCGTTATGAAATTGAGAAAATGCTGTTTAACGAAGGTCTGGAAGTCAAGGACCTGCCAGAGACCTGGAATGCTAAGTACAAGGAGTATCTTGGCGTTGTGCCGCCGAATGATGGTATGGGTGTGCTTCAGGATGTTCACTGGTCGGGTGGTGACTTTGGTTACTTTGCATCATACTCGCTCGGCAACATGTATGCAGCACAGATTTTACATACACTGCGCAAAGAAATGCCGGAGTTCGATACCTATATTACCGAAGGTAACCTGATTCCCATCAAGGAATGGTTGACTGACAAAATTTATCGTTACGGCAAAAGCCGTACACCTTCCGAACTGATTGTGGCCGTAACGGGTGAAGAGCTGAATCCGGACTATTTGGCCGATTATCTGGAAGCGAAATATGCAGAGATTTACAAGCTGTAG
- a CDS encoding ABC transporter substrate-binding protein — protein MKYTPWFIRAIVILLIIIVALTSCNKDKDETKITIGEVTRSVFYAPEYVAVAQGFFEEQGLEVDIQTTAGGDKTMAALLAGSVDIALVGAETSIYVYQQGAEDPVINFAQLTQTDGTFLFARDPEGEFNWEQLKQSTFLGQRKGGMPQMAGEFTLKKHGIDPQNDLELIQNVDFANIASAFASGTGDYVQLFEPQASIFEKEGRGKVVASFGTESGHLPYTVFMTKQSYINDNKDIVQKFTNGLHKAQAWVDSHTAEEIAEVIKPYFKDIDPAILISSVDRYKEQGTYATDPIIDEEEWNNLLDVMSAAGELKQRVDSQTIVDNSYAEQAASDK, from the coding sequence ATGAAATACACGCCCTGGTTCATCCGGGCCATCGTCATTTTGCTCATTATCATCGTAGCTCTCACCAGCTGCAATAAAGATAAGGATGAAACCAAAATTACGATAGGTGAGGTCACACGTTCTGTATTTTACGCACCAGAGTATGTGGCTGTGGCCCAAGGTTTTTTTGAGGAGCAGGGGCTTGAAGTGGACATTCAGACAACGGCTGGCGGAGACAAAACAATGGCAGCGTTGCTTGCAGGATCAGTTGACATCGCATTGGTCGGAGCAGAGACGTCAATTTATGTCTATCAACAAGGCGCAGAAGATCCGGTCATTAACTTTGCACAACTTACACAGACGGACGGAACGTTTCTCTTTGCCCGCGATCCCGAAGGTGAATTTAATTGGGAGCAACTGAAACAGAGTACATTCCTTGGACAAAGAAAAGGCGGCATGCCCCAAATGGCAGGCGAATTCACGCTAAAAAAACATGGCATTGATCCGCAGAATGATCTGGAATTGATTCAGAATGTGGATTTTGCCAACATCGCTTCTGCATTTGCTTCAGGTACGGGGGATTATGTGCAGCTGTTTGAGCCTCAGGCGTCCATTTTCGAGAAAGAGGGTCGTGGTAAGGTTGTAGCATCATTTGGAACGGAAAGTGGCCATCTGCCTTATACGGTCTTCATGACCAAACAAAGTTATATCAATGACAACAAGGACATCGTTCAGAAGTTTACGAACGGCTTGCACAAAGCACAAGCTTGGGTGGACTCGCACACCGCTGAAGAAATCGCTGAAGTCATCAAACCTTATTTTAAAGATATCGATCCAGCTATCCTGATAAGCAGTGTGGACCGTTACAAGGAACAGGGCACATATGCAACCGATCCAATCATTGATGAAGAAGAATGGAATAACTTGCTGGATGTCATGAGTGCTGCGGGAGAATTGAAACAGCGGGTGGATTCTCAAACGATTGTTGATAATTCCTATGCAGAACAAGCAGCATCAGATAAGTAA
- a CDS encoding Imm63 family immunity protein produces MTNIRSKPEIAKNLLQLLERTSFRREQMEKYVNRLFESFKWEGVPYVESEKDTYIVRIYERGMVMLEKRMKQTEEVIYWLLEDIIFTAAHVELLERHGVDNKQTHLNYTNAVMQELVQSVEKAFQQIGAPYLHWHQTGKRQELEKMEPRKKR; encoded by the coding sequence ATGACCAACATACGAAGCAAACCAGAGATTGCAAAAAACCTTCTGCAGTTGCTTGAGCGGACATCCTTCCGCAGAGAACAGATGGAGAAATATGTTAACCGCTTGTTTGAGAGTTTTAAATGGGAAGGTGTTCCATATGTAGAGAGTGAAAAGGATACATACATAGTTCGTATATATGAGCGTGGCATGGTCATGCTGGAAAAAAGAATGAAGCAGACGGAAGAAGTAATCTACTGGCTGCTCGAGGATATCATTTTTACGGCGGCGCATGTGGAGTTGCTGGAACGTCACGGTGTGGATAATAAACAGACACATTTGAATTACACGAACGCAGTGATGCAGGAACTGGTGCAAAGTGTTGAGAAAGCTTTCCAACAGATCGGTGCTCCCTATTTACATTGGCATCAGACGGGTAAACGGCAGGAGCTTGAGAAGATGGAACCAAGGAAGAAGAGGTGA